The following coding sequences are from one Homalodisca vitripennis isolate AUS2020 chromosome 7, UT_GWSS_2.1, whole genome shotgun sequence window:
- the LOC124366717 gene encoding uncharacterized protein LOC124366717, whose translation MPGTAMKTSPPPVCFRIPEMQGEGAVKTTGVPKDPDPKTPQMVEKNNTLSTLSTTFELGLLQQQQADAEKEEKKHLLEIEVFIKKMETAVRQQPNVNRTIKDGLPKIKDLLATIMQCRKIRHKARAQEYTLVSPKAGNANKKRKSPERQWEKKLTRREKRQKKRAEVATKKLGDGKTPKVTKSTPARAASRNPAALKPKPSKPRLEAILIKPSGGRSFAEVLGKLRAKAKPESKTVIKAIRRTQNGDVLLELGKSKDKAAFAESLKKALGDKGSVRSLDPKLSIEIRDLDGLTNESEVTEAIKRAIPELKESTLKVWLTKPNRSQQRMAVAELGERHANKLLALQHLRVGWVSGRVKRKVVVPRCFRCLGFGHSSRGCKGPDHTNHCFQCGQTEHKRQDCNQNSCFICYNRSWQ comes from the exons ATGCCTGGAACGGCAATGAAGACATCACCCCCTCCGGTATGTTTTCGCATCCCCGAAATGCAGGGAGAAGGTGCAGTTAAAACTACTGGGGTACCCAAGGACCCAGATCCCAAAACCCCCCAAATGGTTGAGAAAAATAACACCTTAAGTACTCTTTCTACAACTTTCGAGCTAGGCCTGTTGCAGCAGCAACAAGCTGATGCCGAGAAGGAGGAGAAAAAGCACCTTTTAGAGATTGAAGTTTTTATTAAGAAGATGGAGACGGCTGTTAGGCAGCAGCCTAACGTTAACCGTACCATCAAAGATGGCCTGCCAAAGATTAAGGATTTGTTGGCCACAATAATGCAATGCCGAAAGATCAGGCACAAGGCAAGAGCCCAAGAGTATACCTTAGTTTCTCCAAAGGCTGGTAATGCTAACAAAAAGCGGAAG TCACCTGAGAGGCAGTGGGAGAAAAAGTTGACGAGAAGGGAGAAGAGGCAGAAGAAGCGGGCGGAGGTCGCTACAAAGAAATTAGGTGACGGGAAGACACCAAAAGTGACTAAGTCTACTCCGGCCAGGGCAGCGTCAAGGAATCCCGCGGCGCTAAAGCCCAAACCGAGTAAGCCTAGGTTGGAAGCAATATTGATCAAGCCCTCCGGGGGGCGATCGTTTGCTGAAGTCTTGGGGAAACTCCGGGCGAAAGCCAAGCCGGAGTCAAAGACTGTCATTAAGGCAATTCGACGGACCCAAAACGGGGATGTATTGCTCGAGCTGGGGAAGTCGAAAGATAAAGCCGCTTTTGCTGAGAGCTTAAAAAAAGCACTCGGAGACAAGGGGTCCGTGCGGTCACTTGACCCAAAGCTATCGATTGAAATTCGTGACCTTGACGGACTCACCAATGAAAGCGAGGTAACAGAGGCTATAAAGCGGGCTATTCCCGAATTAAAAGAATCTACCTTAAAAGTATGGCTCACAAAGCCGAACCGTAGCCAGCAGCGAATGGCGGTCGCCGAATTAGGCGAGAGACACGCCAATAAACTGCTGGCTCTCCAACATCTGCGAGTTGGCTGGGTGAGTGGCCGGGTTAAACGAAAGGTTGTCGTCCCACGGTGCTTCCGCTGCCTTGGATTCGGCCACTCCTCTCGAGGCTGTAAGGGGCCTGATCACACCAATCACTGTTTTCAGTGTGGTCAGACCGAACATAAGAGGCAGGATTGTAACCAGAACTCCTGTTTCATTTGTTACAACAGAAGCTGGCAGTAA